The Panthera uncia isolate 11264 chromosome C2, Puncia_PCG_1.0, whole genome shotgun sequence genome contains a region encoding:
- the LOC125921683 gene encoding LOW QUALITY PROTEIN: uncharacterized protein LOC125921683 (The sequence of the model RefSeq protein was modified relative to this genomic sequence to represent the inferred CDS: inserted 2 bases in 2 codons; substituted 5 bases at 5 genomic stop codons): MIDHFKDVSQRANNLSVEVRKGQWQVFCSSEWPAFNVGWPPEGTFELPTIHRVRGIISRPKMGHPDRLPYIITCQDLVEGPPSWAQREQSASAADSTILPLQATGPPDVEGNQPHHYWPFATSDLYNWKAQKPKFSEKPAGLIDLLDSILFTHQPMWDNCQQLLQVLFTTEERERILNEAXKLVPGADRNPTTNQAQIDASFPLTWPQWDFNTAEGKERLRVYCQTLMGGLRMAARKPTNLAKVGNVQQGKDESPAAFLERIMEAFHTYTPMDPEAPESKAAVIMAFVNQSAIDIRRKLQKIDRLGEKSLQDLLVVAEKVYSNREPPEDKQARAMAAASSKQTRDLARILLATTADCPEEXDRCLWQLVGDSRGGKGTTKGWKRRLQKDQCAYCKEIGHWARDCPKRAGGKGSKTDRVKVLELDELSDXGSRGSDPLPEPRVTLKVEGTPVDFLIDTGAQHSVXLHPQGKLASKKSWVQGATGMSQYSWTTRRTVDLGTGRASHSFMVIPECPYPLLGRDLLTKIGAQITFRQGEPQVTDGKGHPIQVLTIKLEDEYRLHQEVLPREDNIDRWLQEFPSVWAETGWGGGMGLAAHRTPVLVELKPGESPVRIKQYPMSQEARKGIQPHIRRLRSLGVLVPCQSAWNTPLLPVKKPHTNDYRPVQDLREVNKRXTDIHPTVPNPYTLLSSLAPSRVWYTVLDLKDAFFSLPLAPQSQPLFAFEWHDPEEGYSGQLTWTRLPQGFKNSPTIFDEALHEDLGEYRREHPGLALLQYIDDILIAADTAKDCERGTQDLPATLGALGYRASPKKSQICRERVSYLGYILEGGQRRLSDARKETVLKIPTPTTXREVREFLGSAGYCHLWVPGFAEIARPLYEATKEGETFKWTEKEETAFNQLKKALLSVPALGLPDITRPFHLFVDEHKGIAKGVLTQALGPWNRLVAYLSKKLDPVAAGWPRCLRIIAATALLVKEADKLTLGQEIWITTPHAIEGVLKQPPDRWMSNTRMTHYQSLVLNPPRVRFHPSAALNPATLLPDPELDAPLHDCAGILERVHGFQMDLTDRPLPDAEATWFTDGSSFVQDGHRYAGAAVVTKMDTVWAEALPSRTSAQQAELIALTKALTLGAGKRLNIYTDSRYAFATAHIHGAMYQEKGLLMAEGRTIKNKQEILDLLTALWLPAKLAIIHCQGHQKTDNPVARGNRKADQAAKAVALTSVPTMTIQLPDPGDPIKGWWYTPNKELVLPDRLGVSILEHMHRSTHMGARKLKDLIRHAGIKIHQQDTKIEQVVSACKTCQLTNARATSNKRTRLRGTRPGAQWEVDFTEVKPGKYGYKYLLAFTDTFSGWVEAYPTKHETAQTVAKKLLEDILPRCGFPAMVGSDNGPAFILQAIQAVAKAMGANWQLHCTYRPQSSGQVERMNRTLKETLTKLTMETGGDRVTLLPYALYRVRNTPYTLGFTPYKIMFGRPPPVIPNLRAELIAEFKDQELFLSLRGLQRAHEDFWPRLHAIYEAGLTPTPHQYRPGDWVYVKRHHXETLEPRWKGPYIVMLTTPTALKVDGIATWVHHTHVRPADPSSIRKDFVTQWAIYRDQHNPLKVKLRCIRPT; this comes from the exons AGGCCCACCCTCTTG ggctcagagggagcaatccgccTCCGCCGCTgactccactattctgcccctgcaagccaccggacccccagacgtggaggggaatcagccccatcactattggccttttgccactagtgacctctataattggaaagctcagaagcctaagttttctgagaaaccagcagggcttattgatttattagactctattctttttacccatcagcccatGTGGGACaattgccagcagcttttgcaggtcctgttcacgactgaagaaagagaaagaatcctcaatgagGCCTGAAAACTAGTTCCGGGTGCAGAcaggaatcccaccaccaaccaggctcagatagatgcctccttccccttaacttggccccagtgggatttcaacacggcagaaggtaaggagaggctccgtGTCTACtgccagactctaatggggggtctccgaatggctgctagaaagccaaccaatttggccaaggtaggaaatgtacaacagggaaaagatgaatctccggctgcctttttagaacggatcatggaggcattccatacctatacccccatggatccagaggctccggaaagcaaggcagctgttattatggcctttgtaaaccaatcggccatagacattaggagaaaattacagaaaatagatagactaggagaaaaaagtctgcaggacttactggtggtagccgaaaaggtatatagtaaccgggagcctcctgaggacaagcaggctcgcgccatggcggctgccagcagtaagcagactcgagacctggccagaatactactagctaccactgctgatTGCCCCGAGGAATGAGACCGCTGTCTCTGGCAGCTGGTGGGCGACTCAAGAGGaggtaaaggaaccaccaaggggTGGAAGCGGAGGCTGCAGAAAGATCAGTGtgcatactgcaaggagatagggcattgggcccgagaTTGTCCAAAAAGGGCCggtgggaagggaagcaagactgatcgagtaaaagtcctagagctagatgaactaagtgattaggggagtcggggttcggaccctctccccgaacccagggtaactcttaaagtggaggggacccctgttgacttcctCATCGACACTggagcacaacattcgg ctctgcacccacaaggaaaactagccagcaagaagtcctgggtacaaggggcaactggtatgagccagtattcatggactacccgaaGAACGGTAGATTTGGGGACGGGCCGGGcatcccactcctttatggtaataccagaatgcccctacccgctgttaggacgggacttactgaccaagattggagctcagataactttcagacaaggggagcctcaggtcaccgatggcaagggccaccccatccaggtcctgaccatAAAACTAGAGGATGAATACCGCCTCCACCAGGAGGTGCTCCCGAGAGaagataatatagacagatggctacaagaattcccctcggtttgggcagagacggggtgggggggggggatgggactaGCCGCTCATAGGACCccagtcctggtagagctcaagccaggagagagtccggtaaggatcaaacaataccccatgtctcaggaggcccggaaggggatccagccacacatccggagactacgaagcctaggggtactagtgccttgccagtctgcctggaacacccccttACTGCCagtcaaaaagcctcacacaaatgactaccgaccggtacaagacctccgggaagtaaataaga tcacggacatacacccaactgttcccaacccatataccctcttgagctccttggcaccctccagggtctggtatactgtactagatttaaaggacgccttcttcagtctgccgctggcaccccagagccaacccttgttcgccttcgagtggcatgatccggaggagggctacagcgggcaactcacctggacacggctgcctcagggattcaaaaattcacccaccatcttcgacgaggcactacacgaggacctgggtgagtacagaagggagcaccctggcctcGCCCTCCTACAGTACatagatgacatcctgattgctgccgacACGGCCAAGGACTGCGagcgagggacccaggacctgccGGCTACCCTGGGGGCCTTGGGGTACCGGGCATCCCCGAAGAAGTctcagatatgcagggagagggtaagttacctgggataCATCCTGGAGGGTGGACAGCGgcggttatcagatgccagaaaagaaactgtcctaaagatccctactcccacTACCTGAAGGGAAGTAAGGGAATTCCTAGGATCGGCTGGCTACTGCCACCTCTGGGTTCCGGGTTTTGCTGAGATCGCCAGGCCTctatatgaagctaccaaagagggggaaacatttaaatggactgaaaaagaagaaactgcctttaatcagttaaaaaaggccctcctaagtgtcccagccctgggcctaccagacattacgaggcccttccacctctttgtagacgaacacaagggaatagcaaaaggggttctaactcaagccttaggcccctggaacCGCCTGGTGGCTTACCTGTCCAAGAAGctagacccagtggctgccggctggccgcgatgcctaagaattattgcggcgacagcactcctagtcaaggaggcagacaaactgaccctaggacaggagatctggatcacgaccccacacgccattgaaggggtcctgaaacagcctcctgacagatggatgagcaacacacgtatgactcattaccagagcctcGTACTCAACCCTCCACGGGTGCGGTTCCATCCCAGTGCggccctcaatcctgcaaccctgctgcctGACCCCGAACTAGAtgctccactacatgactgtgcGGGGATCCTTGAACGAGTACATGGATTCCAGATGGACCTGACCGACCGGCCCCTCCCCGATgccgaggctacttggttcactgatggcagcagctttgtgcaGGATGGACACAGGTATGCGGGTGCAGCGGTGGTCACCAAAATGGACACTGTATGGGCAGAGGCTCTACCCTCCAGAACGTCAGCCCAGCAAGCAGAGCTCATCGCCCTTACCAAGGCACTGACGCTGGGAGCTGGAAAACGGCTTAACATCTACACAGACAGCCGTTATGCAtttgccacagctcatattcATGGGGCAATGTATCAGGAGAAGGGGTTACTGATGGCAGAAGGacggactataaaaaataagcaggagatacTTGACCTGCTTACAGCCttatggcttcctgccaagctggccattatccactgccaagggcaccaGAAAACTGATAACCCGGTAGCTAGAGGTAATCGAAAGGCTgaccaggcagccaaggcagtagcccttacttcagtccccaccatgaccatacaACTACCGGACCCaggagaccca ataaagggatggtggtatacacctaacaaggagctcgtgctgccagaccggcttggagtctcaatattagagcacatgcatcggtctactcacatgggggcccgaaaattaaaagacttaatccgacatgccggaatcaagattcaccaacaggacaccaaaatagagcaagttgtatctgcctgcaagacctgccaactcaccaacgCGAGGGCCACATCAAATAAaagaaccaggctcagaggcaccagaccgggagcccaatgggaagtcgacttcactgaagtcaaaccaggaaagtatggttataaatatcttttagcatttacagacaccttctctggctgggtggaggcatacccaaccaagcatgaaacggctcagacggtggctaagaagctactagaagacatcttacccaggtgtggttttcctgccatggtaggatcagacaatggaccagcttttatcttGCAGGCAATTCAGGCAGTAGCCAAGGCTATGGGGGCAAACTGGCAATTACATTGTacttataggccccagagctcaggacaggtagaaagaatgaatagaaccctaaaagagacccttaccaaattaaccatggagactggcggggaccgggtgactctcctaccgtacGCCCTTTACCGTGTTAGAaacactccttacactctgggttttactccctacaAGATtatgtttggcaggccaccccctgttaTTCCCAACCTTCGAGCTGAActtattgctgagtttaaagatcaagaactttttctttccttgagagggctccagagggcgcACGAGGACTTTTGGCCGCGCCTCCATGCCATCTATGAGGCTGGCCTGACTCCcacacctcatcagtacaggccAGGAGACTGGGTCTACGTCAAGAGGCACCACTGAGAGACCCTCGAGCCacgctggaagggaccctacatcgtgatgctgacaacccccaccgctctcaaagtagacggcattgcgacctgggtccatcacacccacgttcggCCAGCGGACCCCTCCTCGATCCGGAAGGACTTCGTCACACAATGGGCCATCTAtcgggaccaacacaacccgcTCAAGGTCAAGTTACGGTGCATTCGACCCACCTga